A genomic window from Punica granatum isolate Tunisia-2019 chromosome 2, ASM765513v2, whole genome shotgun sequence includes:
- the LOC116194754 gene encoding UMP-CMP kinase 4-like, whose amino-acid sequence MGSAVDAATMEATQRLIKKKPTVVFVLGGPGSGKGTQCANIVKHFGFTHLSAGDLLRAEIKSGSENGTMIENMIKEGKIVPSEVTIKLLQNAMLESGNDKFLIDGFPRNEENRAAFEAVTKIEPAFVLFFECSEEEMERRLLSRNQGREDDNIETIRKRFKVFVESSMPVVEYYESKGKVRKIDAAKPIEEVFEAVKTVFTAQDDKVAA is encoded by the exons ATGGGAAGTGCTGTTGATGCTGCAACCATG GAGGCAACTCAAAGGTTGATCAAGAAGAAACCAACTGTTGTTTTTGTCTTGG GTGGACCAGGCAGTGGAAAGGGTACACAATGTGCAAATATAGTTAAACATTTCGGATTTACTCATCTCAGTGCTGGTGATCTTCTTCGAGCAGAAATTAAGTCTGGTTCAGAAAATGG AACTATGATCGAGAATATGATTAAAGAGGGAAAAATTGTACCTTCAGAGGTAACCATCAAGCTTCTCCAAAACGCAATGCTGGAAAGTGGCAATGACAAGTTTCTTATTGATGGTTTCCCTCGCAATGAGGAGAATCGTGCTGCATTTGAGGCTGTT ACAAAAATTGAACCGGCATTTGTGTTGTTCTTTGAGTGCTCTGAAGAGGAGATGGAGAGGCGACTGCTCAGTAGAAACCAG GGAAGAGAAGATGATAACATTGAAACAATAAGGAAGCGTTTTAAGGTTTTTGTGGAGTCTAGCATGCCTGTGGTAGAGTACTACGAATCCAAAGGAAAAGTTCGCAAG ATTGATGCTGCAAAGCCGATTGAGGAGGTCTTTGAGGCAGTTAAAACTGTTTTCACTGCCCAAGATGATAAG GTTGCTGCATAG